The following proteins are encoded in a genomic region of Mycolicibacterium rutilum:
- the dapA gene encoding 4-hydroxy-tetrahydrodipicolinate synthase: MVTPFKPDGSLDTDAAARLATHLVDAGCDGLVLSGTTGESPTTTDDEKIVLLRTVLDAVGDRARIVTGVGTYDTAHSVHAARRAAAEGAHGLLAVTPYYSRPPQAGLVAHFTAIADATDLPVILYDIPPRSVIAIEWDTLRTLAEHPNIVAVKDAKADLHGGGQIIAETGLAYYSGDDSLNLPWLAMGAVGFVSVWGHLVASQLREMLSAFQSGDIATARKINVTLGPLSNAQARLGGVTLSKAGLKLLGFEVGDPRLPQIPASPAQLEALAADMRAAAVLR, from the coding sequence ATGGTGACTCCGTTCAAGCCGGACGGGTCGTTGGACACCGACGCCGCGGCCCGCTTGGCAACCCACCTGGTCGACGCCGGCTGCGACGGTCTGGTGCTCTCCGGCACCACCGGCGAGTCGCCGACCACCACCGACGACGAGAAGATCGTCCTGCTGCGGACCGTGCTCGACGCGGTCGGCGACCGGGCCCGGATCGTCACCGGCGTCGGTACCTACGACACCGCGCACAGCGTGCACGCCGCCCGGCGCGCGGCCGCCGAGGGCGCCCACGGGCTGCTGGCGGTGACGCCGTACTATTCGCGGCCGCCGCAGGCCGGTCTGGTGGCGCACTTCACCGCGATCGCCGACGCCACCGACCTGCCGGTCATCCTCTACGACATTCCGCCGCGGTCGGTCATCGCGATCGAATGGGACACCCTGCGCACTCTCGCCGAGCATCCGAACATCGTCGCGGTCAAGGACGCCAAGGCCGACCTGCACGGCGGCGGGCAGATCATCGCCGAGACCGGCCTGGCCTACTACTCCGGCGACGACTCGCTCAACCTGCCGTGGCTGGCGATGGGCGCGGTCGGCTTCGTCAGCGTGTGGGGTCATCTGGTCGCCAGCCAGTTGCGGGAGATGCTGTCGGCGTTCCAGTCCGGCGACATCGCCACCGCGCGCAAGATCAACGTCACGCTCGGGCCGCTGAGCAACGCGCAGGCGCGTCTCGGCGGCGTCACTCTGTCCAAGGCGGGGCTCAAGCTCCTGGGATTCGAGGTCGGTGACCCGCGGTTGCCCCAGATTCCCGCCAGCCCGGCACAACTCGAGGCGCTCGCCGCGGACATGCGAGCGGCCGCGGTGCTGCGGTAG
- a CDS encoding DUF4193 domain-containing protein, with product MATDYDAPRVKETDEIADESLDELAARRRNQADVAVLDVDDDGDPVDSITLPDVDLSGEELTVRVIPKQADEFTCSSCFLVQHHSRLALQSGDKTICADCA from the coding sequence ATGGCCACCGATTACGACGCCCCCCGCGTCAAGGAAACCGACGAGATCGCCGACGAGTCACTCGACGAGCTCGCCGCACGGCGCCGGAACCAGGCCGACGTGGCGGTGCTCGATGTCGATGACGACGGTGACCCGGTCGACTCGATCACCCTTCCCGACGTTGACCTGTCGGGTGAGGAACTGACGGTGCGGGTGATCCCGAAGCAGGCCGACGAGTTCACCTGCTCGAGCTGCTTCCTGGTGCAACACCACAGCAGGCTCGCACTGCAGTCCGGCGACAAGACGATCTGCGCCGACTGCGCTTAG
- a CDS encoding IS5 family transposase (programmed frameshift) yields the protein MSRFQLLSDEQWSLIEDLLPAPTGKPGRPFRDARSMVEGIIYRYRCGIAWRDVPEAFGPWQTIWTWHRRMSADGTWDAVLTRLLSAAHAAGIIDWSVSVDSTIARAHQHGTNLTRHTQGAGSNYTNPRIEPPDHGIGRSRGGLTSKIHHLVDGRGRPLVVLVSPGQANDAPVFEHLLAHLRVPRLRGGSARTRPDRVRGDKAYSSRAIRAELRRRGIVAVIPQPSDQIAHRQRRGSRGGRPPAFDTADYKSRNVIERGFNTTKQWRGLATRYDKLAVVYRGAAVLRAITLWLPHLSDTP from the exons ATGTCACGGTTTCAGTTGCTCTCCGATGAGCAGTGGTCGTTGATCGAGGACCTGCTACCTGCTCCGACGGGTAAGCCAGGCAGGCCTTTTCGGGATGCTCGGTCAATGGTGGAAGGCATCATCTACCGGTACCGGTGTGGAATCGCCTGGCGTGATGTTCCCGAGGCGTTCGGACCGTGGCAGACGATTTGGACCTGGCATCGCCGGATGAGCGCTGATGGGACCTGGGACGCGGTGCTGACCCGACTGCTCTCGGCAGCCCACGCCGCCGGGATCATCGACTGGTCGGTATCGGTGGACTCCACGATCGCCCGCGCCCATCAACACGGCACGAACCTCACTCGCCA CACACAGGGGGCTGGGTCGAATTACACGAATCCGCGCATCGAGCCGCCTGACCACGGCATCGGCCGCTCTCGCGGGGGTTTGACCAGCAAGATTCATCATCTCGTCGACGGCCGTGGACGCCCGCTGGTGGTGTTGGTCTCGCCCGGTCAGGCCAACGACGCGCCGGTTTTCGAGCACCTGCTGGCCCATCTGCGGGTACCCCGACTCCGCGGTGGTTCGGCACGAACCCGACCCGACCGAGTGCGCGGCGATAAGGCGTACTCGAGTCGCGCCATCCGCGCTGAGCTGCGTCGTCGCGGGATCGTCGCGGTGATCCCACAACCGTCCGACCAGATCGCCCACCGCCAACGCCGAGGGTCACGCGGTGGACGGCCACCAGCGTTCGATACCGCGGACTACAAGAGCCGCAACGTGATCGAACGAGGCTTCAACACCACCAAGCAGTGGCGCGGCCTGGCGACCCGCTACGACAAACTCGCAGTCGTCTACCGCGGCGCAGCAGTCCTACGGGCCATCACCCTCTGGCTGCCACATTTATCAGACACGCCCTAG
- a CDS encoding ribonuclease J yields MDSELNPPGPLAPGALRVTALGGINEIGRNMTVFEHLGRLLIVDCGVLFPTHDEPGVDLILPDLRLIQDRLDEVEALVLTHAHEDHIGAIPFLLKLRPDIPVVGSKFTLALVGEKCREHRIKPVFVEVDEGQSSRHGVFECEYFAVNHSIPGCLAIAIHTGAGTVLHTGDIKLDQSPPDGKPTDLPGMSRLGDAGVDLFLCDSTNSEIPGVGPSESEIGPNMHRLIRGAKGRVIVACFASNVGRVQQIIDAAVALGRKVAFVGRSMVRNMGIAKELGYLTLADDNDIIDIGAAEMLPPDRVVLVTTGTQGEPMAALSRMSRGEHRSITLTEDDLIIMSSSQIPGNEEAIFGVLDSLAKIGARVVTNAQERVHVSGHAYAGELLFLYNGVRPRNVMPVHGTWRMLRANAALAARTGVPEDNIVLAENGVSVDLQAGRASIAGAVTTGKMFVDGLITGDVGDSVVGERLTLSSGFIGITIIVQRGSGKPAAAPHLHSRGFSEDPKALEPATRKVEEALEALAAERVNDVTRIAQAARRAVGKWVGETYRRQPMIVPTVIEI; encoded by the coding sequence GTGGACTCCGAACTCAACCCGCCGGGGCCGCTGGCCCCGGGTGCTCTGCGCGTCACCGCGCTTGGCGGGATCAACGAAATCGGCCGCAACATGACCGTTTTCGAGCATCTGGGCCGGCTGCTGATTGTCGACTGCGGTGTGCTGTTCCCGACGCACGACGAGCCCGGCGTCGACCTGATCCTGCCCGACCTGCGCCTGATCCAGGACCGACTCGACGAGGTCGAGGCGCTGGTGCTGACCCATGCGCACGAAGACCACATCGGCGCCATCCCGTTCCTACTCAAGTTGCGCCCCGACATCCCGGTCGTCGGATCGAAGTTCACGCTGGCACTGGTGGGCGAGAAGTGCCGCGAACACCGCATCAAGCCGGTGTTCGTCGAGGTCGACGAGGGCCAGAGCTCGCGGCACGGCGTGTTCGAATGCGAGTACTTCGCGGTCAACCACTCGATTCCGGGCTGCCTGGCCATCGCCATCCACACCGGCGCGGGCACCGTGCTGCACACCGGTGACATCAAACTCGACCAGTCGCCGCCCGACGGCAAACCCACTGACCTGCCCGGCATGTCGCGGCTCGGCGACGCCGGGGTCGACCTGTTCCTGTGTGACTCGACGAACTCCGAGATCCCCGGTGTCGGGCCGTCGGAGAGCGAGATCGGTCCGAACATGCACCGGTTGATCCGCGGCGCCAAGGGCCGCGTCATCGTGGCCTGCTTCGCGTCCAATGTCGGTCGGGTGCAACAGATCATCGATGCAGCGGTGGCGCTCGGCCGCAAGGTGGCCTTCGTCGGTCGCTCCATGGTGCGCAACATGGGGATCGCCAAGGAACTCGGCTACCTCACCCTCGCCGACGACAACGACATCATCGACATCGGCGCCGCGGAGATGCTGCCGCCCGACCGGGTGGTCCTCGTCACGACGGGCACCCAGGGGGAGCCGATGGCCGCGCTGTCGCGGATGTCGCGGGGCGAGCACCGCAGCATCACGCTCACCGAGGACGACCTGATCATCATGTCGTCGTCGCAGATCCCCGGCAACGAAGAGGCGATCTTCGGCGTCCTCGACTCGCTGGCGAAGATCGGCGCCCGTGTCGTCACGAACGCCCAGGAGCGCGTCCACGTTTCGGGCCACGCCTACGCCGGTGAGCTGTTGTTCCTCTACAACGGCGTACGACCGCGCAACGTGATGCCCGTCCACGGCACCTGGCGGATGCTGCGCGCGAACGCGGCGCTCGCGGCGCGCACCGGGGTGCCGGAGGACAACATCGTGCTCGCCGAGAATGGCGTCAGCGTCGATCTGCAGGCCGGCCGCGCGTCGATCGCGGGCGCGGTGACGACCGGCAAGATGTTCGTCGACGGGTTGATCACCGGCGACGTCGGGGACTCCGTCGTGGGCGAACGGCTCACGCTGTCTTCGGGTTTCATCGGCATCACCATCATCGTCCAGCGGGGGAGCGGCAAACCGGCGGCCGCCCCGCATCTGCATTCCCGCGGCTTCAGCGAAGACCCCAAGGCGCTGGAGCCTGCGACGCGCAAGGTCGAGGAGGCGCTCGAAGCGCTTGCCGCCGAACGGGTCAACGATGTCACCCGCATCGCGCAGGCCGCGCGCCGCGCCGTCGGCAAGTGGGTCGGCGAGACCTACCGCCGCCAGCCGATGATCGTGCCGACCGTCATCGAGATCTGA
- a CDS encoding putative quinol monooxygenase — MPVVVVATMTAKPESVDLVREACKTAIETVHQEPGCELYSLHESDRTFVFVEQWADEEALKTHSAAPGVATLFGTVGEHLDGAPDIKMLKPVVAGDPSKGALRP, encoded by the coding sequence ATGCCAGTCGTCGTCGTCGCGACCATGACCGCCAAACCCGAATCCGTCGACCTCGTTCGGGAGGCGTGCAAGACGGCGATCGAAACCGTGCATCAGGAGCCCGGTTGCGAGCTCTACTCCCTGCACGAGTCCGACCGGACGTTCGTGTTCGTCGAGCAGTGGGCCGATGAAGAGGCGCTCAAGACGCACAGCGCCGCGCCGGGCGTGGCGACGCTGTTCGGCACCGTCGGCGAGCACCTCGACGGCGCTCCGGACATCAAGATGCTGAAGCCGGTCGTCGCCGGCGACCCGAGCAAGGGAGCGCTGCGGCCCTGA
- a CDS encoding YVTN family beta-propeller repeat protein, which produces MGYAKYVGRVGALAVAMGVGVAVGSTPGTALADEDTSSPSGQQTAQTDHNDPTQQQPAVAPSPDPDHDTTAPDAPPVTVDVSGGLNTSINGDEVDPEAPEPDDEEVAEEPADDKTAGKDEPPATPPITPRAAKTETPPQSSQPQPSAARTSFAATQVAPSHDAAPPKPEVVPSVKSAPLATKAPAPAVVVNTPPAAAAPPPSVPTVIARFVAAALSPFANSGTGTPAAPPVMWAVLAWVRREVNTQTNTVSTPPVQQTLSGQSLSLAAAPAAAAPAPNLLGAVGGVVSGTVQVVGDLLNGLLRGLTGNAAPTINPQLDPAHPVTGVITGRMNAVDPRNDPLTYSVVSAPTKGTLSLVTTGAGAGSFTYTPNPAARAAALLTPGIDTDTFAIRVSDALGGPTATINVVVQPQNRPPTNGAFAVTGTNAGTGVITGKVTATDPDGDTLSYSGPTSTAKATAAVNPTTGSVTYTPTPAGRHAAAAGGAAATDTFDVTVDDGHGATITVPVSVTIPASATTNQAPTNGTFTPTQTDPATGVITTTVSATDPDGDPLTYSAPDSTPNADVSIDPNTGVLTYTPNPGAPPVTETIDVTADDGHGDTITVPVTVSTAPTGGTVTLPNGTAASPQWVAFDQTGTYAYVVNQGTGTVSVIDTATKNVVGTLSTGQNPGFIARGPNNKIYVTNQLTGTVSVIDPATNTVTGAVNTGGNPMSVTFHGNRGYVATGNNGNSIKVFDLTTNQVVDTYTAGAGSRPVMARVTPDGQKLYVTNQLGNTLTVIDLDTKAVEKTFTLGNHPTMIEFDEVNKFAYVTVEFANKVSVIDTTSHTLVADIAVGQTPIGIQLRPDKKRAYVVNFTANGPQFSNPGTVSVVDLDPASATYRKVIETIPVGNGPVGATISPDGHQLWVINQAGTISIIPV; this is translated from the coding sequence ATGGGGTATGCCAAGTACGTAGGCCGCGTCGGCGCACTCGCGGTGGCGATGGGTGTGGGCGTCGCAGTCGGAAGCACGCCAGGAACCGCGCTCGCCGACGAGGACACGTCGAGTCCGTCCGGGCAGCAGACCGCGCAGACCGATCACAACGACCCGACCCAGCAGCAGCCTGCCGTAGCGCCGTCGCCCGACCCTGACCACGACACGACCGCGCCCGATGCCCCCCCGGTAACAGTCGACGTCTCAGGGGGATTGAACACGTCGATCAACGGCGACGAGGTGGATCCCGAGGCGCCAGAACCGGACGACGAGGAGGTCGCCGAAGAGCCGGCCGATGACAAAACGGCCGGCAAGGACGAACCGCCTGCAACACCGCCTATTACGCCGAGGGCAGCCAAAACCGAGACTCCGCCGCAATCGTCACAGCCCCAACCGTCCGCTGCCCGCACCAGTTTCGCGGCAACCCAGGTCGCCCCGAGCCACGACGCCGCGCCCCCGAAACCTGAAGTCGTACCGAGTGTGAAGTCGGCACCGCTCGCCACGAAGGCTCCGGCGCCCGCTGTCGTCGTCAACACGCCTCCCGCCGCCGCTGCTCCGCCGCCGTCGGTGCCGACGGTGATAGCCCGGTTCGTCGCCGCCGCCCTGTCCCCGTTCGCCAACTCGGGCACGGGAACTCCCGCCGCACCACCGGTGATGTGGGCGGTGCTCGCCTGGGTGCGCCGTGAAGTCAACACGCAGACAAACACTGTGAGCACCCCGCCGGTTCAGCAGACCCTCTCCGGCCAGTCCCTGTCCCTCGCCGCCGCGCCTGCGGCCGCCGCGCCCGCACCGAACCTGCTCGGAGCGGTCGGCGGCGTCGTCAGCGGTACCGTCCAGGTCGTCGGGGACCTGCTCAACGGTCTGCTGCGTGGCCTCACCGGCAACGCCGCCCCGACGATCAACCCGCAACTCGATCCGGCCCACCCGGTGACCGGCGTGATCACCGGCCGGATGAACGCCGTCGACCCGCGCAACGACCCGCTGACCTACAGCGTCGTCAGCGCTCCCACGAAAGGCACACTGTCGCTCGTGACGACAGGCGCGGGCGCCGGGTCGTTCACCTACACACCGAATCCCGCGGCACGGGCGGCGGCTCTGCTGACCCCCGGCATCGATACCGACACCTTCGCGATCAGGGTCAGCGACGCGTTGGGCGGGCCGACCGCCACCATCAATGTCGTTGTGCAGCCGCAGAACCGCCCACCCACCAACGGCGCGTTCGCTGTCACCGGCACGAACGCCGGCACCGGAGTCATCACCGGGAAAGTGACCGCCACCGACCCCGACGGCGACACGCTGAGCTACTCCGGACCCACCAGCACCGCCAAAGCCACCGCCGCGGTCAACCCCACCACCGGCTCGGTGACCTATACCCCCACGCCCGCCGGCCGGCACGCGGCGGCCGCGGGCGGTGCGGCCGCCACCGACACGTTCGACGTCACCGTCGACGACGGCCACGGCGCCACCATCACCGTGCCCGTCTCGGTCACCATCCCCGCGTCGGCCACCACCAACCAGGCGCCGACCAACGGCACCTTCACCCCCACGCAGACCGACCCCGCCACCGGGGTCATCACCACCACCGTCTCCGCGACCGACCCCGACGGCGACCCCCTCACCTACTCCGCCCCCGACAGCACGCCCAACGCCGACGTCTCCATCGACCCGAACACCGGCGTGCTGACCTACACCCCGAACCCCGGGGCCCCACCGGTGACCGAGACCATCGACGTCACCGCCGACGACGGCCACGGCGACACCATCACCGTGCCGGTGACGGTGAGCACCGCGCCGACCGGCGGAACCGTGACCCTGCCCAACGGCACGGCGGCCAGCCCGCAGTGGGTGGCGTTCGACCAGACCGGCACCTACGCCTACGTCGTCAACCAGGGCACCGGGACGGTGTCGGTCATCGACACGGCGACCAAGAACGTCGTCGGCACGCTCAGCACCGGGCAGAATCCCGGCTTCATCGCACGCGGACCCAACAACAAGATCTACGTCACCAACCAGCTCACCGGGACGGTGTCGGTCATCGACCCGGCCACCAACACGGTCACCGGTGCCGTCAACACCGGCGGAAACCCGATGTCGGTGACGTTTCACGGCAACCGCGGCTATGTCGCGACCGGCAACAACGGCAACTCGATCAAGGTCTTCGACCTGACCACCAATCAGGTCGTCGACACCTACACCGCGGGCGCGGGCAGCAGACCGGTCATGGCGCGGGTGACGCCCGACGGGCAGAAGCTCTACGTCACCAACCAGTTGGGCAACACGCTGACCGTGATCGACCTGGACACCAAGGCGGTCGAGAAGACGTTCACGCTGGGCAACCATCCCACGATGATCGAGTTCGACGAGGTCAATAAGTTCGCCTACGTCACAGTCGAATTCGCGAACAAGGTCAGCGTCATCGACACGACCAGCCACACGCTGGTGGCAGACATCGCGGTGGGCCAGACACCGATCGGCATCCAGCTACGGCCGGACAAGAAGCGTGCCTATGTCGTCAACTTCACCGCCAACGGGCCGCAGTTCTCCAATCCCGGCACCGTGTCGGTGGTCGACCTCGATCCCGCCAGCGCCACCTACCGCAAGGTGATCGAGACGATACCGGTCGGCAACGGCCCTGTCGGAGCGACCATCTCGCCGGACGGCCATCAACTGTGGGTGATCAACCAGGCGGGCACCATCTCGATCATCCCGGTGTGA
- a CDS encoding DUF2834 domain-containing protein: MTRPDTAGSALPSTTKLLCTAYAAIAVAALIATWSQNLAYADRGIGFLTVFWQDTKVNAASRSITADIALFLLAGIVFMVFEARKHGIRFVWVYVIASFFTAISVTFPLFLLARELTIHREQAPRIGTADKVGLAVMTLGLAAFTIWVDVA; the protein is encoded by the coding sequence ATGACCCGCCCCGACACCGCAGGCAGCGCCCTGCCCAGCACCACCAAGCTGCTCTGCACCGCCTACGCCGCCATCGCGGTCGCCGCCTTGATCGCGACCTGGAGCCAGAATCTCGCCTACGCCGACCGCGGAATCGGGTTCCTCACCGTCTTCTGGCAGGACACCAAGGTCAACGCGGCGTCACGGTCGATCACCGCGGACATCGCGCTGTTCTTGCTCGCGGGGATCGTGTTCATGGTGTTCGAGGCGCGCAAACACGGGATCCGATTCGTCTGGGTCTACGTCATCGCGTCGTTCTTCACCGCGATCAGCGTGACCTTCCCGCTGTTTCTGTTGGCGCGCGAACTCACGATCCACCGGGAGCAGGCGCCGCGGATCGGCACCGCGGACAAAGTGGGGCTCGCCGTCATGACACTGGGGCTCGCGGCCTTCACCATCTGGGTCGACGTGGCGTGA
- the thyX gene encoding FAD-dependent thymidylate synthase: MAETTPLRVQMIAKTEFSAPPDVPWDTDADGGPALVEFAGRACYQSWSKPNPRTATNATYIRHIIDVGHFSVLEHASVSFYITGISRSCTHELIRHRHFSYSQLSQRFVPEHDAQVVAPPGIEDDPELTEILTEAADAGRAAYTRLLERLEAKFADQPNAVLRRKQARQAARAVLPNATETRIVVTGNYRAWRHFIAVRASEHADVEIRRLAIECLRQLTAVAPQVFSDFEIVTLADGTEVATSPLATEA, from the coding sequence GTGGCCGAGACCACGCCGCTGCGCGTCCAGATGATCGCCAAGACCGAGTTCTCGGCGCCGCCGGACGTGCCGTGGGACACCGACGCCGACGGCGGCCCCGCGCTGGTCGAGTTCGCCGGCCGGGCGTGCTATCAGAGCTGGTCGAAACCCAACCCGCGCACCGCCACCAACGCCACGTACATCCGTCACATCATCGACGTCGGGCACTTCTCGGTCCTCGAGCACGCGTCGGTGTCGTTCTACATCACCGGCATCTCCCGGTCTTGCACCCACGAGCTGATCCGGCATCGGCACTTCTCCTACTCGCAGCTGTCGCAGCGCTTCGTCCCTGAACACGACGCGCAGGTCGTCGCGCCGCCGGGCATCGAGGACGACCCCGAGCTGACCGAGATCCTCACCGAGGCCGCAGACGCCGGCCGTGCCGCCTACACCCGGCTGCTGGAGCGGTTGGAAGCCAAGTTCGCCGATCAGCCCAATGCGGTGCTGCGGCGCAAACAGGCCCGTCAGGCCGCCCGCGCCGTGCTGCCCAACGCCACCGAGACCCGCATCGTCGTCACCGGCAACTACCGGGCGTGGCGGCACTTCATCGCCGTGCGGGCCAGCGAGCACGCCGACGTCGAGATCCGCCGACTCGCGATCGAATGCCTGCGGCAACTGACCGCCGTCGCGCCCCAGGTGTTCAGCGACTTCGAGATCGTCACGCTGGCCGACGGCACGGAGGTCGCAACCTCCCCTCTGGCGACCGAAGCGTGA
- a CDS encoding mycofactocin-coupled SDR family oxidoreductase, which yields MGALAGKVAFITGAARGQGRAEAVRLAADGADIIAVDICDQIASVPYPLATPDDLAATVKLVEDTGARIVARQADVREQDNLAAALRAGLDEFGRLDIVVANAGIAPMQSGADGWRDVIDVNLTGVFHTVEVAKEALMEHGDGGSIVLTSSVAGLIGVGSDDPGAIGYVAAKTGIVGLIRLYANLLAPHSIRVNSVHPAGVDTPMINNDATRAWLGSIADKSPQEMGNALPVQVLQPEDIANAVAWLVSDEARYLTGVALPVDAGSVNKR from the coding sequence ATGGGAGCGCTCGCCGGCAAGGTCGCGTTCATCACCGGCGCCGCGCGCGGGCAGGGTCGCGCCGAAGCCGTCCGGTTGGCCGCCGACGGCGCCGACATCATTGCCGTCGACATCTGCGACCAGATCGCCTCCGTGCCTTACCCGTTGGCGACGCCCGACGATCTGGCGGCGACGGTCAAGCTCGTCGAGGACACCGGCGCGCGCATCGTCGCGCGCCAAGCCGACGTGCGCGAGCAGGACAACCTCGCGGCGGCGTTGCGCGCCGGGCTCGACGAGTTCGGCCGCCTCGACATCGTGGTCGCCAATGCCGGCATCGCGCCGATGCAGTCCGGCGCCGACGGGTGGCGCGACGTCATCGACGTCAACCTCACCGGCGTGTTCCACACGGTGGAGGTGGCCAAAGAGGCGCTGATGGAACACGGCGACGGCGGCTCGATCGTGCTCACCAGCTCGGTGGCCGGCCTCATCGGCGTCGGCAGCGACGACCCGGGTGCGATCGGCTACGTCGCGGCCAAGACCGGGATCGTCGGCCTGATACGGCTGTACGCCAATCTGTTGGCCCCACACAGCATCCGGGTCAACAGCGTGCACCCGGCGGGCGTGGACACCCCGATGATCAACAACGACGCCACCCGCGCCTGGCTGGGCAGCATCGCCGACAAGAGCCCGCAGGAGATGGGCAACGCGCTGCCCGTGCAGGTGCTGCAGCCAGAAGACATCGCCAACGCGGTGGCATGGCTGGTGTCCGACGAGGCGCGGTACCTGACCGGGGTGGCGCTTCCGGTGGACGCGGGATCGGTCAACAAGCGCTGA
- a CDS encoding GNAT family N-acetyltransferase: MGGGVVLSVRNDVTGYWSKALGFGFTEPVTPGLIDRVIDFYRAERSRGAVVQIAPEVLPDDWPRICERHGFKPDAEIYKLGCSVDDVQPGPVLTAPDARVGLVGPADAEAWATATLRGFGMPTDGLSDMITASAKAGDTHQFAAWVDGEIVATGNLLVHGSIGLLNAGATLPAFRNRGLQTALIAARIAAAAEAGCRWIVAEAEKPAEGADNPSLNNLRRAGLRPLYARRNWVWSP; encoded by the coding sequence ATGGGCGGCGGAGTGGTGCTGTCGGTGCGCAACGACGTAACCGGTTACTGGAGCAAGGCACTCGGGTTCGGGTTCACCGAACCCGTGACACCGGGCCTGATCGATCGCGTGATCGACTTCTACCGCGCCGAGCGCAGTCGCGGTGCGGTCGTGCAGATCGCGCCGGAGGTGCTACCGGACGACTGGCCGCGGATCTGCGAGCGCCACGGGTTCAAACCCGACGCCGAGATCTACAAACTGGGCTGCTCCGTCGACGACGTCCAACCGGGTCCGGTGCTGACCGCGCCCGACGCCCGGGTGGGACTGGTGGGTCCGGCCGACGCCGAGGCCTGGGCGACGGCGACGTTGCGCGGGTTCGGGATGCCCACCGACGGCTTGTCCGACATGATCACCGCGAGCGCGAAAGCAGGGGACACCCACCAGTTCGCGGCGTGGGTCGACGGCGAGATCGTGGCGACGGGCAACCTGCTCGTCCATGGTTCCATCGGCCTCTTGAACGCGGGAGCCACGCTTCCCGCCTTCCGGAACCGGGGTCTGCAGACCGCGCTCATCGCTGCGCGGATCGCCGCGGCGGCCGAGGCGGGATGCCGGTGGATCGTCGCCGAAGCCGAGAAACCGGCTGAGGGCGCCGACAACCCGTCGCTGAACAACCTGCGACGCGCCGGCTTGCGGCCGCTGTACGCGCGGCGGAACTGGGTGTGGTCCCCGTAA
- a CDS encoding SAM-dependent methyltransferase yields MARRNRAAQTAFGPTVLAAIEQNEPPRRRLVDDDLAAALLPLRLRVLVAATRVPPVRHAVVRAVERAAPGLWANILCRRRFTDDHLSAVLAESDAVIILGSGFDTRGYHLAGRSRVPVFEVDLPVNIARKRAAVTRALGTPPPSVRYVPMDFERDDLATTLAEHGYRAGHRAFVVWEGVTQYLTADAVHATLRQLSSLPPGSRLTFSYVQRDFIDGANLYGAPSAYRRFRVRNQVWHFGLRPDEVAAFIGGHGWTLAEQAGPDYHVNHYIRPTGRRLAASDLEWTAYAVKDSANTSIP; encoded by the coding sequence ATGGCCCGGCGAAACCGCGCTGCCCAGACCGCTTTCGGTCCGACCGTGCTCGCGGCGATCGAGCAGAACGAGCCGCCGCGGCGCCGACTCGTCGACGATGACTTGGCCGCCGCCCTGTTACCGCTGCGGTTGCGGGTGCTCGTCGCCGCGACGCGGGTGCCGCCGGTCCGGCACGCGGTGGTGCGTGCGGTTGAGCGCGCGGCGCCCGGGCTGTGGGCGAACATTCTGTGCCGCAGACGATTCACCGACGACCACCTGTCCGCGGTTCTGGCCGAGTCCGACGCGGTGATCATCCTCGGGTCCGGGTTCGACACCCGCGGTTATCATTTGGCGGGCCGGTCCCGGGTTCCCGTGTTCGAGGTCGACCTGCCCGTCAACATCGCGCGCAAGCGGGCCGCGGTGACGCGGGCGCTGGGCACCCCGCCGCCGTCGGTGCGGTACGTACCGATGGACTTCGAACGCGACGACCTCGCAACGACGCTCGCCGAGCACGGCTACCGCGCCGGTCACCGCGCCTTCGTGGTCTGGGAGGGCGTCACGCAGTATTTGACCGCCGATGCGGTGCACGCAACCCTGCGGCAGTTGAGTTCTCTCCCGCCGGGCAGTCGACTGACGTTCAGCTACGTGCAGCGTGACTTCATCGACGGCGCAAACCTTTACGGAGCACCAAGCGCCTACCGCAGATTTCGTGTCAGAAACCAGGTGTGGCACTTCGGCCTCCGCCCCGACGAGGTCGCCGCGTTCATCGGTGGGCACGGTTGGACGCTCGCCGAACAGGCCGGTCCCGACTACCACGTGAACCATTACATCCGGCCGACAGGGCGACGATTGGCCGCGTCGGATCTGGAGTGGACGGCGTACGCGGTGAAAGATTCAGCGAACACGTCAATTCCGTGA